The proteins below are encoded in one region of Microbispora sp. NBC_01189:
- a CDS encoding putative bifunctional diguanylate cyclase/phosphodiesterase produces MTLSRGLMPLTGVPRVLLPAADLGELSAPVDTRDTGPRPGSPLWAYLTVVSAAGVTALAVAEFGLGPGPLAEAARTPLFWMLTVLVVLGELRPITFSSSTLVGGTPTSTMFIFAVLMYQGLPTAALMQAVAVVVSGLVHRRAWHRVLFNLAQVTLACTAAAGALAAFGAHPRPRSPWTPDGLDIPAVALAAAAYFVVRAVLVCQAVALHERRPLLRVMKASLGPQALVYGTLLGLAPLVVVVMAHSPALVPLFVAPLAAVHWTATLSLRRDHQATHDGLTGLPNRKILIVRTEEALAEARAHERVGLLLLDLDRFKEVNDTLGHPVGDRLLQIVAHRLTHSVRPGDVVARLGGDEFAVLLPSIRDAQAAREVASRLRVALTEPVRLEGMTFDLDASVGIALYPDHAPDFELLMQRSDVAMYLAKEGRTGVEFYLPGKDRNSPERLSLLGDLRRAIDADELELHYQPKVSLEDGTVEGVEALLRWWHPVRGPISPAEFIPLAEQSYLMRELTQHVIGKALGQAARWWHAGLDVPVSVNVSARDLLDSGLPEQLEAGLEKLGLPPEAIRLEVTERILMTDQAYSAEAIRTLAGLGVQLSLDDFGTGYSSLVRLQRLPVSEVKIDASFVRRLGEPGDDERIVRSIIDLVRSLGLRSVAEGVESPEIAASLREMGCHAGQGWWLAKPMSAAEATTWLRGRLGAALGSAGDARLASH; encoded by the coding sequence ATGACGCTTTCACGCGGTCTCATGCCGCTCACCGGGGTGCCACGCGTTCTTCTCCCCGCCGCCGACCTGGGCGAACTGAGTGCGCCCGTCGACACCCGGGACACCGGGCCACGCCCCGGATCGCCTTTATGGGCGTACCTCACTGTGGTCAGCGCCGCCGGTGTCACCGCGCTCGCCGTCGCCGAGTTCGGGCTGGGCCCCGGCCCGCTGGCCGAGGCGGCGCGCACCCCGTTGTTCTGGATGCTGACCGTCCTGGTGGTGCTGGGCGAGCTGCGTCCGATCACGTTCAGCTCCTCCACGCTGGTCGGGGGCACGCCGACCTCCACGATGTTCATCTTCGCGGTGCTCATGTACCAGGGCCTGCCGACGGCGGCGCTGATGCAGGCGGTCGCCGTGGTGGTCAGCGGGCTGGTGCACCGCAGGGCCTGGCACCGGGTGCTGTTCAACCTCGCCCAGGTGACCCTGGCCTGCACGGCCGCGGCCGGCGCCCTGGCCGCGTTCGGCGCGCACCCGCGGCCGCGATCGCCGTGGACGCCCGACGGCCTGGACATCCCCGCCGTCGCCCTGGCCGCCGCGGCGTACTTCGTGGTCCGCGCCGTCCTGGTCTGCCAGGCGGTGGCGCTGCACGAGCGCCGCCCCCTGCTCCGGGTGATGAAGGCCTCGCTGGGCCCGCAGGCGCTCGTCTACGGGACGCTGCTCGGCCTCGCGCCGCTGGTCGTGGTGGTGATGGCGCATTCCCCCGCGCTGGTCCCGCTGTTCGTCGCGCCGCTGGCCGCCGTCCACTGGACCGCGACGCTCTCGCTCCGCCGCGACCACCAGGCGACGCACGACGGGCTCACCGGCCTGCCGAACCGCAAGATCCTGATCGTCCGCACGGAGGAGGCGCTGGCCGAGGCGCGCGCGCACGAGCGGGTGGGTCTGCTGCTGCTCGACCTCGACCGCTTCAAGGAGGTCAACGACACGCTCGGCCACCCGGTCGGCGACCGGCTGCTGCAGATCGTGGCCCACCGGCTCACGCACAGCGTACGGCCGGGCGATGTGGTCGCCCGCCTCGGCGGGGACGAGTTCGCGGTGCTGCTTCCGTCCATCAGGGACGCGCAGGCGGCCAGGGAGGTCGCCTCGCGGCTGCGCGTCGCGCTGACCGAGCCGGTACGGCTGGAGGGCATGACGTTCGACCTCGACGCGTCGGTGGGCATCGCGCTCTATCCCGACCACGCCCCGGACTTCGAGCTGCTGATGCAGCGCTCCGACGTCGCGATGTACCTCGCCAAGGAGGGCCGCACCGGCGTCGAGTTCTACCTGCCGGGCAAGGACCGCAACTCGCCCGAGCGGCTGAGCCTGCTCGGCGACCTGCGGCGGGCGATCGACGCCGACGAGCTGGAGCTCCACTATCAGCCCAAGGTGAGCCTGGAGGACGGCACGGTCGAGGGCGTGGAGGCGCTGCTGCGCTGGTGGCATCCGGTGCGCGGGCCGATCTCGCCCGCCGAGTTCATCCCGCTGGCCGAGCAGTCGTACCTCATGCGCGAGCTCACCCAGCATGTGATCGGGAAGGCGCTGGGGCAGGCGGCGCGCTGGTGGCACGCGGGCCTCGACGTGCCGGTCTCGGTCAACGTGTCGGCCCGTGACCTGCTCGACTCCGGCCTGCCCGAGCAACTGGAGGCGGGGCTGGAGAAGCTGGGCCTGCCGCCCGAGGCCATCCGGCTGGAGGTCACCGAGCGCATCCTGATGACCGACCAGGCGTACAGCGCCGAGGCCATCCGCACGCTGGCCGGGCTCGGCGTCCAGCTCTCACTGGACGACTTCGGCACCGGCTACTCCTCCCTGGTCCGGCTCCAGCGGCTCCCCGTCTCCGAGGTCAAGATCGACGCGTCGTTCGTACGGCGGCTCGGGGAGCCGGGGGACGACGAGCGGATCGTCCGTTCGATCATCGACCTCGTCCGGTCTCTCGGGCTGAGGTCGGTCGCCGAGGGCGTCGAGTCGCCCGAGATCGCGGCGTCGCTGCGGGAGATGGGCTGCCACGCGGGGCAGGGATGGTGGCTGGCCAAGCCCATGTCCGCCGCCGAGGCCACCACCTGGCTGCGCGGCCGGCTCGGCGCCGCCCTGGGCTCCGCGGGCGACGCCCGGCTGGCCTCGCACTGA
- a CDS encoding glycoside hydrolase family 6 protein — protein MSRRRPLTAAILAAATTAAVGAAVVTSTAAQAADSPFYVDPTTNAAKWVAANPGDSKTAVIRDRIAAVPQGRWFASYNPSTVRSQVDAYVGAAASAGKIPIVVVYEMPNRDCGGASAGGAPDHASYRSWIDQVAAGLGGRPAYIILEPDALSIMPNCMNSSQQAEVQASMAYAGKKFKATSSQVKVFFDAGHDSWVSASDMANRLRGADVANSADGISLNVSNYRSSPGLVSFAKNVISATGVSRLKAVIDTSRNGNGPAGSEWCDPGGRATGTWSTTSTGDSAIDAYLWIKPPGESDGCIAPAGQFVPQRAYDLAIAAPYTPPQSPSASPTRSPSPSPSPSPSPSPSASPTRSPSPSPSASPSASPTFTGDKGCTAVYKVISSWGGGFQGEVAVTNAGSSAISNWTVKWNMPGGQSITQSWNANLTGTTSITASNLSWNGNLAPGANTTFGFLANSSGTPSTPSPLSCTAS, from the coding sequence ATGTCTCGCAGAAGGCCCTTGACGGCGGCCATTCTCGCTGCGGCCACCACGGCCGCGGTGGGAGCGGCCGTTGTGACCTCCACTGCGGCCCAGGCCGCGGACTCCCCTTTCTATGTGGATCCGACGACCAACGCGGCCAAGTGGGTCGCCGCCAACCCCGGTGACAGCAAGACCGCGGTGATCAGGGACCGCATCGCCGCCGTCCCGCAGGGCCGCTGGTTCGCCAGCTACAACCCCTCCACGGTGCGCAGCCAGGTCGACGCCTACGTGGGCGCGGCCGCGTCGGCCGGCAAGATCCCGATCGTGGTCGTCTACGAGATGCCGAACCGCGACTGCGGCGGCGCGAGCGCGGGCGGAGCGCCCGACCACGCGTCGTACCGCTCCTGGATCGACCAGGTCGCCGCGGGCCTCGGCGGGCGCCCGGCCTACATCATCCTGGAGCCCGACGCTCTGTCGATCATGCCGAACTGCATGAACTCCTCGCAGCAGGCCGAGGTCCAGGCGTCCATGGCGTACGCCGGCAAGAAGTTCAAGGCCACCTCGTCGCAGGTCAAGGTCTTCTTCGACGCGGGCCACGACTCCTGGGTCAGCGCCTCCGACATGGCCAACCGGCTGAGGGGCGCCGACGTCGCCAACAGCGCGGACGGCATCTCGCTCAACGTCTCCAACTACCGCTCCAGCCCCGGCCTGGTCTCCTTCGCCAAGAACGTCATCTCGGCCACCGGCGTGTCGCGGCTGAAGGCCGTGATCGACACCAGCCGCAACGGCAACGGCCCGGCGGGCAGCGAGTGGTGTGACCCGGGCGGCCGCGCCACCGGCACCTGGAGCACCACCAGCACCGGCGACTCGGCGATCGACGCGTACCTGTGGATCAAGCCTCCGGGCGAGTCCGACGGCTGCATCGCCCCGGCCGGTCAGTTCGTCCCGCAGCGGGCGTACGACCTGGCGATCGCCGCCCCGTACACCCCGCCGCAGTCCCCGTCGGCCTCGCCGACGCGGTCTCCATCCCCGTCCCCGTCCCCGTCGCCGTCTCCTTCTCCGTCCGCGTCGCCCACCCGGTCGCCCTCTCCCTCGCCGTCGGCTTCGCCCTCGGCGTCGCCGACCTTCACCGGCGACAAGGGCTGCACGGCGGTCTACAAGGTCATCAGCTCGTGGGGCGGCGGTTTCCAGGGTGAGGTCGCCGTGACCAACGCGGGCTCCTCGGCGATCAGCAACTGGACGGTCAAGTGGAACATGCCCGGCGGGCAGTCGATCACCCAGTCGTGGAACGCCAACCTGACCGGCACCACCAGCATCACGGCCTCGAACCTGAGCTGGAACGGGAACCTCGCCCCGGGCGCCAACACCACGTTCGGCTTCCTCGCCAACTCCAGCGGAACCCCCTCCACCCCCTCTCCGCTGAGCTGCACCGCTTCCTGA
- a CDS encoding IS1096 element passenger TnpR family protein, producing MLPERFFHPLDLNEALDEAYGDDGDSADVRAVIEEALFDPRAQGDERVFGYAWECLEFYDDDELPAAADWLAKVIEAHPGQRFALGALRATLRGQEDRATTLEEITALHQELVLLPPDQRDLRFYYFAPSALAEATQDEERGGALADEGIELAESLDRGPDAGQITERSPAERHKRMAVEAYKSQMDDLLAHLQSTRHGHALGASARGKRALAPGTAVMRVAYLPEREYTRGVAESLLDATFPLEHEDHRRELQDSLRTNAELGKVFVVTLSVEGIRAYAEETGEDPARRSTRLAYVGTVDTRDDVAWPPERNAPCWCGSTRKYKKCCGRPGFGAESVPDRGQAVLRVELPGTDPLVTRRLAVPSRIRLDDLHKAIGAAMGWHGDHMYAFEIQGGRVVDPRSDDDCPTTDETSLPQLANEPGQEFVYRYDFGDDWEHKVTVEGINAVDPAANGVRLLGGEGACPPEDCGGVYRYRELVAALADHTHPAHDEAMEWLGEEWDAAAIRVAG from the coding sequence ATGCTTCCGGAGCGTTTCTTTCATCCTCTCGATCTCAACGAGGCCCTCGACGAGGCCTACGGCGACGATGGCGACTCGGCGGACGTACGGGCGGTGATTGAGGAGGCGTTGTTCGATCCCAGGGCGCAGGGCGACGAGAGGGTCTTCGGCTATGCGTGGGAGTGCCTGGAGTTCTACGACGATGATGAACTCCCGGCCGCCGCGGACTGGCTGGCGAAGGTGATCGAGGCCCATCCCGGCCAGCGGTTCGCCCTCGGCGCGCTCCGCGCGACCCTGCGCGGTCAGGAGGACAGAGCCACCACCCTGGAGGAGATCACGGCTCTCCACCAGGAGCTCGTCCTTCTCCCTCCGGACCAGCGGGATCTGCGTTTCTACTACTTCGCGCCCAGTGCGCTCGCCGAGGCCACCCAGGACGAGGAGCGGGGCGGCGCCCTGGCCGACGAGGGCATCGAACTTGCCGAAAGCCTGGACAGAGGCCCCGACGCCGGCCAGATCACCGAACGCAGCCCGGCGGAGCGCCACAAGCGTATGGCGGTCGAAGCCTACAAGAGCCAGATGGACGATCTGCTGGCACACCTGCAATCCACCCGCCACGGGCATGCTCTCGGGGCGAGTGCGAGGGGGAAGCGAGCTCTTGCTCCGGGGACTGCTGTCATGCGGGTGGCCTATCTGCCGGAGCGGGAGTACACCCGAGGCGTGGCAGAGAGCCTGCTGGACGCCACGTTCCCGCTCGAACACGAGGACCACCGCCGGGAGTTGCAGGATTCGCTGCGGACCAACGCCGAACTGGGCAAGGTGTTCGTGGTTACGCTCAGCGTGGAGGGAATCCGGGCGTACGCCGAAGAGACCGGAGAGGACCCGGCGCGCCGCAGCACCCGGCTCGCGTACGTCGGCACGGTCGACACACGCGATGACGTCGCCTGGCCGCCGGAGCGGAACGCGCCGTGCTGGTGTGGTTCCACCCGGAAGTACAAGAAGTGTTGTGGCCGTCCCGGCTTCGGAGCCGAGTCCGTGCCCGACCGGGGTCAGGCGGTGCTCCGGGTCGAGTTGCCGGGGACGGATCCCTTGGTGACGCGGCGGCTGGCCGTGCCCTCACGGATCAGGCTCGACGACCTGCACAAGGCCATCGGCGCCGCCATGGGCTGGCACGGTGACCACATGTACGCGTTCGAGATCCAGGGCGGCCGTGTTGTCGACCCGCGATCGGACGACGACTGCCCGACGACCGACGAAACCTCACTCCCGCAGCTGGCCAACGAGCCGGGCCAGGAGTTCGTCTACCGCTACGACTTCGGTGACGACTGGGAGCACAAGGTGACCGTCGAGGGGATCAATGCTGTCGACCCGGCGGCGAACGGCGTGCGGCTGCTGGGCGGAGAGGGCGCGTGTCCCCCGGAAGACTGCGGGGGCGTGTACCGCTACCGCGAGCTGGTGGCCGCTCTCGCCGACCATACGCACCCGGCCCATGACGAAGCGATGGAATGGCTGGGCGAAGAGTGGGACGCCGCCGCCATCCGCGTGGCCGGGTAG
- a CDS encoding helix-turn-helix transcriptional regulator, with the protein MSPHSPTVRLRRLARELRRLRESSGLTPDAAATRLGWSRSKLSRIETGRTRATPGDVAGICDLYGVDSQARAGLIQLAKEGRQRGWWTAYADVFTGSYVGLEDEAVLIRQWEVQLVPGLLQTEDYARSVIAAGRPGVPDPDDVHRRVMARMARRTLLSRPAAPALCAVLDEGVIRRPIGGTAVMRDQLEAMLTAARRPNVTLRVLPYSAGAHAGLEGAFTVLSFAEEEDPDIAYVEGTAGDVYVESTDHVDRYRSAFGRICDAALSEEESLKLISETKDNLSHD; encoded by the coding sequence ATGTCACCTCACAGCCCCACGGTCCGCCTCCGGCGCCTTGCCCGTGAGCTCCGCAGGCTGCGAGAAAGCAGCGGCCTGACTCCCGATGCCGCCGCCACCCGGCTCGGCTGGAGCCGCAGCAAGCTCAGCCGCATCGAGACGGGACGTACACGAGCGACCCCGGGCGACGTCGCCGGCATCTGCGACCTCTACGGGGTCGACTCACAGGCACGTGCCGGGTTGATCCAACTCGCGAAAGAGGGCCGGCAGCGAGGATGGTGGACCGCTTATGCCGATGTTTTCACCGGCTCGTACGTCGGTCTGGAGGATGAGGCGGTCCTCATCCGCCAATGGGAAGTGCAACTGGTCCCGGGCCTCCTCCAGACCGAGGACTACGCGCGTAGCGTCATCGCCGCGGGAAGGCCCGGAGTTCCGGACCCCGACGACGTTCACAGGCGGGTCATGGCGCGCATGGCACGCCGTACGCTCCTGAGCCGTCCCGCCGCCCCTGCGCTCTGTGCAGTCCTTGACGAAGGCGTCATTCGGCGTCCGATTGGCGGCACCGCGGTGATGCGCGACCAGCTGGAAGCGATGTTGACCGCAGCACGTCGGCCCAACGTGACACTCCGCGTCCTGCCCTACTCCGCCGGAGCGCATGCAGGCCTGGAGGGTGCCTTCACCGTGCTCTCCTTCGCCGAGGAGGAAGATCCGGACATCGCATACGTCGAGGGCACAGCAGGCGATGTCTACGTCGAGAGCACCGACCACGTCGACCGCTACAGGTCCGCCTTCGGGCGTATCTGCGATGCGGCCCTGTCCGAAGAGGAAAGCTTGAAGCTGATC